The following nucleotide sequence is from Neokomagataea tanensis.
TAATCAGCATGACCAACATCATCACACCAACCATCATTCGGCGCCAAAGGCTCCACAATCAGACCTGCACCCGAAACAGGTTTCTGGACGCGATCCGCACGATAGAAGACTTTTCTTAACGAAAGTGCGCCAATTGGTGTCGCCATATCTCCCTCGGCTTTATTTTGCCGCAATCCTGCGCCACCTATCAAAGCTCGCAAGTTCTGGTTCCCGAACCGGACAAAAGGTTCCCCATTTTGAAATATCAAATTTGCTTTAATCATCTGGATATTCCCTTTCTGAAGCAAAATTGCCATAGTCTAGGCACGAGGATGTGTCTTGACTCTTTTGTACAAGTGGCGCCACCGCATGACCGGCGATGGTGCAACTTTCGGACGGGACAGGATACCCGATCAAAACAGGACGAAGACAGGTTATCATGACATCTTCCCGCCCCATTCTCGTTATTGACGACGATGATACACTTCGCCGTCTGTTGACAGAACAGTTGAAACACGGTGGTGAGCTTGACCCCGTGGAAGCCGCAGATCTTAAATCTGCCCGCGCATTGCTAGACGCCCCTGGCGCACGTTTTGATGCGATGCTGCTCGACATCACATTGCCAGATGGTGATGGACGCGACTTCTGCGCTGAATTACGCCGCCAAGGCGTCACAATGCCCATCATCATGCTGACAGGCTCAGATGCTGAGAGTGACGTTGTCCGCGGTTTAGACGCCGGTGCGAATGATTACGTTGCAAAGCCGTTCCGCGTTGCAGAACTTTTGGCACGTTTGCGCGCACAACTCCGAATCTTTGAAAATAGCGAAGACGCAATTTTCGAAATTGGGCCTTATGCGTTTCGTCCTTCAGCAAAACTGCTCATTGAAACGGCACGCAACCGCCGTATTCGCTTGACTGAAAAAGAAGCAGCCATTCTGAAATATCTTTACAGGGCAGGGCAGCGGGCTGTTTCTCGCCAACTTCTGTTAAACGAAGTTTGGGGGTACAACGCAGCCGTGACTACACATACCCTCGAAACGCATATTTATCGTTTGCGTCAGAAGATCGAAATAAACCCAGCCAAAGCCTCCATTTTGCTTACTGAAAACGGTGGCTACCGCCTCGACCCCAACGCACGGGTTACCAGCGAAGGGGCCGCCTAAAGCCGGGCTTTAGATTGTAAAGTCCATCACGACTGGAACATGGTCGGATGGACTTTCCCAATCGCGCGAATCTTTCAATACACGAAATGCTTTTACATTCGGCAGTAAGTCCGGTGTTACCCAGATGTGGTCAAGACGTCGCCCGCGATTAGATTTTCTCCAATCCCGGTTGCGGTATGACCACCACGTATACAGCTTCTCTGGCTCCGGTGTCACGTGACGCATAGCGTCAACAAAACCCGTCGCTAACCACGCATTCAGTGCCTCAACTTCCACCGGGGTGTGGCTAACTATCTTCAAAAGCTGCTTGTGACTCCACACATCGTGCTCACAAGGTGCAATATTTAAATCGCCAACGAGAACTGTTTTCTCAGCAGCCTGCTGAGAGCACCACTCGCGAGCTTCCTTCAAAAAAGAAAGCTTATGCGCAAATTTCTCATTTTCGTTGATATCAGGAATATCCCCGCCGGCGGGAACATAAAAATTATGAACGAGCACTTTAGCGTGCGGAAGGGAAACCCACGCAGCAACGTGCCTACTATCCCCACGTCCACACCAATTAGGAACGTCCAATACCCGTTCTAATGGGTGCCGCGAAAGTATGGCAACCCCGTTGTAACCCTTCATGCCCCAGTACACTTGATGCTCCCATCCAAGCTCTTGGAGTTTGTCAGCGGGAAAAAGGGGGTCTGGTACTTTCGTTTCTTGAAGGCAGATAACGTCCGGGCGCTCGTCCAGCGTCAATTGCGCCAGTAAGGGCAGGCGCAGACGTAATGAATTGATATTCCAAGTAACCAAACGCATAAGCGCTATGACCTTTTTATAAGATTTAAGTGCATCAAAAGGCGGCGGCCCCTTGCGGAAACACAAACAATCCCCACACTAAGAAACACTATGACAGCACCGACCAGCCCATTTCTGACCTTCGATACGCATATTGATATCCCTTGGCCAGACCAAGCCGATATGATGGCTCTTCAAACGCCGCGCAAAGTGGATTACCACAAATCGCGCAAGGGTGGGCTAACGACCCTATGTCTCGCCGCGTATATTCCGCAAGGCCCAATCACTGAGGCCGGACACGCCGAGGCTTTTGAGCGCGCACGTGCAATGCTCACAAGCATTACCGAACTTGAAAAACGCTCCACTCCTGAAACCCCACTCTCCATTTGCCGTACAGCAGAAAGCATCATCGAGGCCCGTAAAAGCAACGCTCTAGCCATCGTCCCAGTCATCGAAAACGGCTACGCTTTGGGAACTAACGTTGAAAATGTAGGGTTTTTCGCGCGAAATTTCGGTATTCGCTACATTACGCTCACGCATAATGGGCATAATGCAATCGCTGACGCCGCCATCGCGCGAGAGGATCTGGGAGACACGGACAGCCGCCACGGAGGCCTGTCATCACTCGGCCGCGAGATGATACAGGCAATGAATGATCACGGCGTTCTAATTGATGTCTCACACGCTGCACGCTCAACAATGATGCAAGCAGCTGAAGCTTCTTCAACGCCAATCGTGGCAAGCCATTCCTGTGCACGCGCTCTATGCGACCACCCGCGAAATCTAGACGATGAACAGTTACTGAAGCTGAGAGATACCGGCGGCGTGATACAGATTACTGCTATGGGTAGCTTTTTGCGCAAAGGTGGGGGAGGAACCCTTGAGGACCTCGTGAGCCACGTTCGATACGTCGCAGATAAGATCGGGGTCAGCCACGTTGGCGTCTCGTCGGATTTCGACGGTGGCGGCGGGATTGAGGGCTGGAACGACGCGTCGCAAACCGCGCATGTGACTCATGCACTACAAAGAGCTGGCTTTCATGGCGATGAGCTAAACGCTGTATGGGGCGGCAACATGCTCCGCCTCTTACACACCGCTGAAACCAAAGCACAATCTTTTGTGCCTCACGCTTCTTAAGCGATAGTGACGTCGATGAAAATCGGCGTCTATTGCCACAAACGCGGGTACTTGTCCACGGGCGTTTCTACCAATATGCGCTTTTTGTGCTCTTTCCAGCTTTACGGCCAACTTAGAAGAGAACGAAAGCAAAACTCGTTTAATATCAATAGCTTATCTTTTATGCCTAAAAAATAGGCAATCTAAGAGCAAGTCTGGAAGATCAAGGGCTTCATGATTCTGTCATGCCTCCACCCACAGACTTGTCCACAGGAACAGTGGATGATTAAAACGACGCCATGAATACCCGCCCGAAAGGTAAAATTCAGACCAAATGATAGAAAACACCCCCCTCGAAACGGCCGATACCCCTGTGGGAGTCGATGCTATACGCAATGCCCTCAAGACTATACCGCAGAACCCGGGCGTATACCGTATGTTGGGGAGTAAAGGTGAAGTCTTGTATGTGGGAAAAGCGCTAAACCTCAAAAATCGCGTCACGTCCTATTTGCGCATACAGCAACTCCCTGAACGTTTGCGGCGGATGGTGTCCCTGACAAGCAGCATGGAGATTGTTATCACCAATAGCGAAGCTGATGCTTTACTGTTGGAAGCCAACTACATTAAGCGCATGAAACCGCGCTTCAATATCTTATTGCGCGATGACAAAAGCCTGCCATGGCTAGTACTGACCGAAAGTCACGATTTTCCGCAAATTACAAAACAGCGCGGGAAACCCGTTAAGGGCGCCAGTTACTGGGGACCGTTCGCTTCGGCCTGGGCCGTTAACCAAACCTTGAACCTCATTCAGCGCAACTTCTTGTTGAGAACCTGCTCCGACGCAATGTTGAGCAGTCGCACAAGACCGTGCCTGCTCTACCAAATTAAACGCTGTTCAGCCCCATGCGTCGATCGTATTTCGGCCGCGGATTACGCTGGCCTTGTAGAGCAAGCAAGGCTTTTCCTATCAGGGAAAAGCACCGAACTGCACGAGCAACTTATTGCCGAAATGGAAGAAGCTTCAGCCTCTCTGGAGTTTGAAAGGGCTGCCTCTATCCGTGACCGGATTAGAGGGTTCACCGGGCTGCAACAGTCTGGCGTGATCAACCCGACATCACTTCCCGACACAGACGTCGTGACAATTTGGCAGACAGCCGGACAGAGCTGCATTCAAGTCTTTTTCATAAGAGGAGGACGCAACAATGGTAACCGTGCTTTTTACCCCTCTCATGACCCGGAAGAATCAGAAAGCGCAGTACTAAGCGCCTTCCTGCTCCAGTTTTACGAAAACAAAACTCCGCCAACATCGCTGCTGATCAATCATAACCTTGATGAGCAGAGCCTTGTCGTAGATGCGCTATCCCTTACTAAAGGGCAAAAAATTAGCATTACCGTCCCACAGCGCGGACAGAAAAAAGATATTTTGGAACATGCCGCCCTCAATGCGCGTGAAGCACTCGAGCGCAAACTTGCCGAAAGTGCCGGACAAAAGCAGTTGCTTGAGGGTGTCGCAAAAATCTTTGATCTACCAAACACTCCTCAACGAATAGAAACTTACGATAACTCTCACATAATGGGGCAAGCGCCGTACGGAGTGATGGTAGTCGGCGGTCCAGAGGGTTTTGAAAAACGCGCCTACCGAAAATATTCAATCAAGGGGAACGTTACCCCTGGAGATGATTTTGGAATGATGCGTGAGGTTATGGAACGTAGATTTAAAAATCACCAGTCCGCATCTCCCGAATCATTGCCTGACTTACTCTTAATTGACGGTGGGCAAGGGCAATTTAATGCTGTGCGCGACATACTCAGCGCACTCGGGGTGAACGTCCCAATAGCAGCAATGGCAAAAGGGCCAGACCGAGATGCTGGACGGGAATGGTTTTTCACACAGCACAAAGCCCCCTTCCAATTACCCGAACGAGACCCTGTACTGTATTATCTACAGAGGTTGCGTGATGAGGCCCACCGGTTTGCAATCACAACCCACCGCACAGGGCGCTCCAAAAAACTAAAATCGTCTGCGCTGGATAGTATTCCCAATATCGGTCCGGCCCGTAAGAAGCTTCTTTTAAACCATTTTGGATCCAGCAAGGGCGTGCAACAGGCATCCCTAGACACATTGCTTGCAGTGCCCGGAATTAACCATTCAATGGCAGAAACCATCTATGGTCATTTCCACCCTGAAGGGTCCTGAGGAGCCCTTCAGATATTTTCTTTTCACAAACACAAACAAAAAATAGTGTAAATTTCATACGCTTGTCGCAGTATCGCGTATCCTACGGCTAAAAATTTCTCTACAGTCCCAGACGATGCTGACCGATTTGCCAAATGTTCTTACGCTTTTGCGTATTGCCCTAATTCCCGCCTTGGTTGCGCTGCTTGTGCTAGGCACTGCGATTGGCCATTTAGCTGCACTCGCGGTGTACACTTTTGCATGTATTACAGACTACCTGGATGGTGCGCTCGCACGCCGTTGGCAGCAGCATTCAGAGCTGGGCAGAATGATGGATCCCATTGCAGACAAATTGCTGGTCGGCGCCCTTCTGTTAACCCTAGCAGGCACAAACTCTTTACCTTACCACGCCCTTTTTGCAGCAATCATTATTCTTATCCGGGAAATAATGGTCAGCGGTTTGCGTGAATACGTTGCCTCACAAGGCGGAAAACTGCCTTCCACACGTCTGGCTAAGTGGAAAACCGGCTTGCAGATGGTCTCTATTGGCTTTCTGGTTGCGGGGAACTCTATTGTCCCACTCTTGGGCTTAAAGCCCTTCAATGCCAGTGGTCTGGGGAGTATTCTACTATGGCTTTCCGTTATCCCGACCGTACTAAGCGGCTATGGTTACGCGAAAGCGGCATTAAAACACATGCAGAAAAAGATCATTTAATACATCAACCACTATTCTTTACATTCGGGCAGCATGAGATATAAAAATGTATCGAGCAAGACGTTAGACAAATAACTTGTCGCTTAGGAGTAGAACATGCGTAGAGCTGCTTTACTAGCAGTCCCTCTGGTCCTGAGTGGATGCTCTGGTCTTGGAAAATATTTCCACGACACTGTATTTTGGCCCGGTTACAACCCTAATCAGCCAGAAGGTACTAGCGAAAATCTTGCTAAAATTCGCGGAGAAAATATTTCCTCAGCGGCTCTTCTCCCAGCATCGGGCAATATCTGGCCAGCAGCGCCTCAGCCTCTACCCACACTAAAAGATGCCGCCAACCCCAACAGCCCATTTAATCAGTTGTTGAAAAATCCTGCTACATCGTTTGGAGCAGCTGAAGCTGGATCCACTAGCGCCGCCTCGTACCTAGGTGGCGGAGCAGAAATGCCTTCAGGAGGGTCACTCTCAATAGGTGAGAATGCCTACGTACATGGTGGCGTCACAGGCGACCAAACGCATGTTCAGGCCCTACCAACGAGCGTCCCTGATGCTGCCGGCAAATACCTGCAAAAAGGGCAGGGCAAAGCGATCATTATTCCCAACGGCGACGGAACCAGCACAATCGTAAACAGCGATGGCTCCACAAGGACCGTTAAAGATTCAAAAATAAACAACTAGCAACGACTAATTGGAGAGTATTTTTATACTCTCCAAAAAATATGCTCATTCAAACATAGTGCCGCATAATAGTTTTCAAGCGGCCTTGAATGCGAACTCTATCCGCCGAAAAAATTTGCGTTTCGTAAGCTGAATTAGCTGGCTCAAGAGCTACAGAGCGCCCATGACGGCGGAAAGTCTTAAGTGTCACCTCATGCTGATCAACTAAAGCAACGACTATTTGGCCATTATCAGCAGATTGGCACTCTTGAATGATTGCCGTATCGCCGTCGTGTATTCCGATATCGACCATCGAATCGCCAGAGACGACTAAGGCGTAATGCTTGCCTGCGGCCAACATAGAGATGGGTACATCCACGCTATTATCAGGCTGCTCAACGGCTTCTATAGGAAGTCCCGCAGCGATACGCCCCAAAAGCGGAACAGACACCATAGCGGGCATTTCATGCGCGCGCTGAGGCTCAGAAAAAACACCCTGAAGCACATTCTCCGGCAATACACTTTTCTGCTTTTCAGGTACGCTTTGCTCTAGGGCCGGAATTTTCAGTACTTCGAGGGCCCTAGCGCGATGATGATGACGGCGCAGGAAGCCCCTATCCTCAAGGGCCGATATTAAACGATGAATGCCTGATTTGGAGCGTAAAGACAGAGCATCTTTCATTTCATCGAAAGAAGGCGAGTACCCCGTCTGCTTAAGGTGCTTATCAATATAT
It contains:
- a CDS encoding L,D-transpeptidase family protein, which codes for MIKANLIFQNGEPFVRFGNQNLRALIGGAGLRQNKAEGDMATPIGALSLRKVFYRADRVQKPVSGAGLIVEPLAPNDGWCDDVGHADYNKHVTLPHPASCEELWRADHAYDICVVLGWNDSPVVPGNGSAIFLHLPPSKGYTEGCIALQEQDLRAALAQGLSEIIVLQD
- a CDS encoding response regulator transcription factor, translating into MTSSRPILVIDDDDTLRRLLTEQLKHGGELDPVEAADLKSARALLDAPGARFDAMLLDITLPDGDGRDFCAELRRQGVTMPIIMLTGSDAESDVVRGLDAGANDYVAKPFRVAELLARLRAQLRIFENSEDAIFEIGPYAFRPSAKLLIETARNRRIRLTEKEAAILKYLYRAGQRAVSRQLLLNEVWGYNAAVTTHTLETHIYRLRQKIEINPAKASILLTENGGYRLDPNARVTSEGAA
- a CDS encoding exodeoxyribonuclease III yields the protein MRLVTWNINSLRLRLPLLAQLTLDERPDVICLQETKVPDPLFPADKLQELGWEHQVYWGMKGYNGVAILSRHPLERVLDVPNWCGRGDSRHVAAWVSLPHAKVLVHNFYVPAGGDIPDINENEKFAHKLSFLKEAREWCSQQAAEKTVLVGDLNIAPCEHDVWSHKQLLKIVSHTPVEVEALNAWLATGFVDAMRHVTPEPEKLYTWWSYRNRDWRKSNRGRRLDHIWVTPDLLPNVKAFRVLKDSRDWESPSDHVPVVMDFTI
- a CDS encoding dipeptidase, with product MTAPTSPFLTFDTHIDIPWPDQADMMALQTPRKVDYHKSRKGGLTTLCLAAYIPQGPITEAGHAEAFERARAMLTSITELEKRSTPETPLSICRTAESIIEARKSNALAIVPVIENGYALGTNVENVGFFARNFGIRYITLTHNGHNAIADAAIAREDLGDTDSRHGGLSSLGREMIQAMNDHGVLIDVSHAARSTMMQAAEASSTPIVASHSCARALCDHPRNLDDEQLLKLRDTGGVIQITAMGSFLRKGGGGTLEDLVSHVRYVADKIGVSHVGVSSDFDGGGGIEGWNDASQTAHVTHALQRAGFHGDELNAVWGGNMLRLLHTAETKAQSFVPHAS
- the uvrC gene encoding excinuclease ABC subunit UvrC gives rise to the protein MIENTPLETADTPVGVDAIRNALKTIPQNPGVYRMLGSKGEVLYVGKALNLKNRVTSYLRIQQLPERLRRMVSLTSSMEIVITNSEADALLLEANYIKRMKPRFNILLRDDKSLPWLVLTESHDFPQITKQRGKPVKGASYWGPFASAWAVNQTLNLIQRNFLLRTCSDAMLSSRTRPCLLYQIKRCSAPCVDRISAADYAGLVEQARLFLSGKSTELHEQLIAEMEEASASLEFERAASIRDRIRGFTGLQQSGVINPTSLPDTDVVTIWQTAGQSCIQVFFIRGGRNNGNRAFYPSHDPEESESAVLSAFLLQFYENKTPPTSLLINHNLDEQSLVVDALSLTKGQKISITVPQRGQKKDILEHAALNAREALERKLAESAGQKQLLEGVAKIFDLPNTPQRIETYDNSHIMGQAPYGVMVVGGPEGFEKRAYRKYSIKGNVTPGDDFGMMREVMERRFKNHQSASPESLPDLLLIDGGQGQFNAVRDILSALGVNVPIAAMAKGPDRDAGREWFFTQHKAPFQLPERDPVLYYLQRLRDEAHRFAITTHRTGRSKKLKSSALDSIPNIGPARKKLLLNHFGSSKGVQQASLDTLLAVPGINHSMAETIYGHFHPEGS
- the pgsA gene encoding CDP-diacylglycerol--glycerol-3-phosphate 3-phosphatidyltransferase, with product MLTDLPNVLTLLRIALIPALVALLVLGTAIGHLAALAVYTFACITDYLDGALARRWQQHSELGRMMDPIADKLLVGALLLTLAGTNSLPYHALFAAIIILIREIMVSGLREYVASQGGKLPSTRLAKWKTGLQMVSIGFLVAGNSIVPLLGLKPFNASGLGSILLWLSVIPTVLSGYGYAKAALKHMQKKII
- the lexA gene encoding transcriptional repressor LexA, yielding MLTQKQYQLLLYIDKHLKQTGYSPSFDEMKDALSLRSKSGIHRLISALEDRGFLRRHHHRARALEVLKIPALEQSVPEKQKSVLPENVLQGVFSEPQRAHEMPAMVSVPLLGRIAAGLPIEAVEQPDNSVDVPISMLAAGKHYALVVSGDSMVDIGIHDGDTAIIQECQSADNGQIVVALVDQHEVTLKTFRRHGRSVALEPANSAYETQIFSADRVRIQGRLKTIMRHYV